In Corynebacterium endometrii, one DNA window encodes the following:
- a CDS encoding ABC transporter ATP-binding protein, with protein MRFPTAEWPQVRHVALRHVRQVPKAGRQFILAIILLAAGSVANIYVPIFLGRIVDAVVGEAELSLFRLTIYLVGVAIAGGVLSAVGFYFLSRITERVIANLREDMVGTALGLPTHRVEDAGSGDLVSRSTDDVAELSTAVTETIPVLTTSTFAIITTAAALVTLNWQFVAVAVCALPIYWLAAKMYLKVAPGRYASERAAMANRARRVLEAIHGRETVTAFALEKDMHERINEASEAVRDKAYRARRTMFSLQLWMAAVEFTMLAAGLIVGFYVVRTGDLTVGAVTSAMLMLIRLRGPLMSLMRVLDTIQSGYASLSRIVGVVIDPPKPVPPSGAPEPEGRVVMSNVSFSYGDGWAVEDVSLSIGPGETVALVGASGAGKTTVAALLSGLRVPTSGDVRIDGVEVSQLSDAERVARLAMVSQDVHVFSGTLREDLSLANPTATDEEMLEALERVDARFMDNLIDGLDTVVGARGVQLEPVEAQQLALARILLLDPKVVVMDEATAEAGSVGAGHLEASADEVTKGRAALVVAHRLDQASQADQILVMDNGRIVEQGTHEQLLRLDGRYQKLWAAWQKGRV; from the coding sequence ATGAGGTTTCCCACAGCCGAGTGGCCCCAGGTGCGCCATGTCGCCCTCCGCCACGTCCGCCAGGTGCCCAAGGCCGGCCGCCAATTCATCCTCGCCATCATCTTGCTGGCCGCCGGCTCGGTAGCCAACATCTACGTTCCCATTTTCTTAGGCCGCATAGTCGATGCGGTGGTGGGGGAGGCGGAACTGTCCCTATTCCGCCTCACCATCTATCTCGTGGGCGTTGCCATCGCCGGCGGCGTGTTATCAGCGGTCGGTTTCTATTTCCTGTCGCGGATAACCGAGCGGGTCATCGCTAACCTGCGCGAGGACATGGTGGGCACGGCGCTGGGGCTTCCCACCCACCGCGTGGAAGACGCTGGCTCCGGAGATCTAGTGTCGCGATCCACGGACGATGTAGCGGAACTGTCCACGGCGGTCACGGAGACGATTCCCGTGCTTACCACATCAACCTTCGCCATTATCACCACCGCCGCGGCACTAGTGACGCTGAACTGGCAATTCGTTGCCGTGGCGGTGTGCGCCCTGCCCATTTACTGGCTCGCGGCCAAAATGTATCTCAAGGTGGCTCCCGGCCGCTACGCTTCCGAGCGCGCCGCCATGGCAAACAGGGCGCGCCGCGTGCTCGAGGCGATTCACGGGCGCGAAACCGTCACAGCGTTCGCCCTCGAAAAAGATATGCACGAGCGCATCAATGAGGCCTCTGAAGCCGTACGCGACAAGGCTTACCGAGCCCGGCGTACCATGTTTTCGCTCCAGCTGTGGATGGCCGCGGTGGAATTTACCATGCTGGCTGCGGGCCTCATCGTTGGTTTCTATGTTGTGCGCACTGGCGATCTGACCGTCGGCGCGGTTACTTCCGCAATGCTGATGCTTATCCGCCTTCGCGGTCCGCTCATGAGCCTGATGCGAGTGCTTGACACGATTCAATCCGGTTACGCCTCGCTCTCGCGCATCGTGGGCGTGGTAATCGATCCGCCCAAACCCGTACCGCCTTCGGGGGCGCCCGAGCCGGAGGGCCGCGTAGTCATGAGCAACGTATCCTTCAGCTACGGAGACGGCTGGGCGGTAGAAGATGTCTCCTTGTCCATCGGTCCCGGGGAGACCGTGGCGCTGGTGGGCGCCTCGGGCGCGGGCAAGACCACGGTGGCCGCATTGCTCTCCGGACTGCGCGTCCCCACATCCGGGGACGTAAGAATCGATGGTGTAGAGGTATCCCAACTATCCGATGCCGAGCGCGTAGCCCGCCTAGCCATGGTCTCCCAGGACGTGCACGTATTCTCCGGCACCCTTCGCGAGGACCTGTCCCTAGCGAACCCCACGGCAACGGATGAGGAAATGTTAGAGGCCTTAGAGCGCGTCGATGCGCGCTTCATGGATAACCTGATCGACGGTCTCGATACCGTGGTTGGCGCCCGTGGCGTGCAGCTTGAGCCCGTTGAGGCGCAACAGCTGGCCTTGGCGCGCATCCTGCTACTCGATCCCAAGGTGGTTGTCATGGATGAGGCCACGGCGGAGGCCGGTTCCGTTGGTGCCGGCCATCTGGAGGCCTCGGCCGACGAAGTGACTAAGGGGCGCGCGGCCTTGGTCGTGGCACATCGCCTTGACCAAGCCTCCCAGGCGGATCAGATCTTAGTCATGGATAACGGCAGGATCGTGGAACAGGGTACGCATGAGCAGCTGCTAAGATTGGACGGTCGTTATCAAAAGCTCTGGGCCGCATGGCAGAAAGGTCGCGTGTAG
- a CDS encoding alpha/beta hydrolase family esterase: protein MLVACGGETTGDTDGDSTPESAGVQAEGAVPREEIQHKSLGIPRSSPIAGPQPGSFKRIHLPSGRHFMLFLPETYDASKQWPMILAFHGWKETSWQIYKYSQLSSSYAITVYPQGEKRAWAPAPYAETTGAEDVQYVEDIIDALRATYTIDDDRIFAAGMSNGGGFAAYLACQLPNVFNSVATVSAAYYEAIHKDCQGEPVGRLDIHGTEDPIVDYYGGRRHGARYVSVNDVLAMDAQRNRCASGATTERLSDGALYQTWSQCQAPLQHVRIGGGSHVWPGGTADDTNSVPAGFATDKVLDFFAVPGRAEGAED from the coding sequence ATGCTCGTCGCATGTGGTGGGGAAACAACCGGCGATACGGATGGTGATTCCACTCCAGAATCCGCCGGGGTACAGGCTGAAGGGGCTGTACCTCGCGAGGAGATACAGCACAAGAGCCTAGGGATTCCCCGGTCCTCGCCAATCGCGGGCCCGCAGCCAGGTTCCTTTAAACGCATTCACCTGCCCTCTGGGCGCCACTTCATGCTCTTCCTCCCGGAAACCTATGATGCGTCCAAGCAGTGGCCAATGATCCTGGCCTTCCATGGGTGGAAGGAAACCAGTTGGCAGATATACAAATACAGCCAGCTCTCATCGTCGTACGCGATTACCGTGTACCCGCAGGGCGAAAAACGGGCGTGGGCTCCGGCGCCGTACGCGGAGACAACGGGCGCCGAAGATGTGCAGTATGTCGAGGACATCATCGATGCACTGCGCGCAACGTACACGATTGACGATGACCGCATCTTCGCCGCCGGAATGTCGAATGGCGGCGGCTTCGCCGCGTACCTTGCCTGCCAGCTGCCGAACGTTTTTAACTCAGTGGCTACCGTTTCCGCGGCCTACTACGAGGCGATCCATAAGGATTGTCAGGGTGAGCCGGTAGGAAGGCTGGACATTCACGGCACGGAAGATCCAATCGTTGACTATTACGGTGGGCGCCGGCATGGCGCGCGCTACGTCTCCGTCAACGATGTCCTGGCAATGGATGCGCAGCGAAATCGGTGTGCGTCGGGCGCGACCACGGAACGCCTGAGCGATGGTGCGCTGTATCAGACTTGGTCGCAGTGCCAGGCACCGCTTCAGCATGTCCGCATTGGAGGGGGATCACACGTGTGGCCGGGCGGCACCGCTGACGATACCAATTCGGTGCCCGCCGGATTCGCGACGGATAAAGTGCTCGATTTCTTCGCCGTACCCGGTCGTGCCGAGGGGGCAGAGGACTGA
- a CDS encoding Rv0909 family putative TA system antitoxin, protein MSIMDKIARLLKTKPGRKIADSALDKVEQAANQKLGADKADQIGKARREVDKRLGLDDDQDPQAGKDVPPANPQEKPEA, encoded by the coding sequence ATGAGCATTATGGATAAAATCGCCCGGCTTCTGAAGACCAAGCCAGGCCGCAAGATTGCAGATAGCGCGCTTGACAAGGTAGAGCAGGCGGCCAACCAAAAACTAGGCGCTGATAAGGCAGATCAGATTGGCAAGGCACGCCGTGAAGTTGATAAGCGCCTGGGCCTCGATGACGATCAAGACCCTCAGGCGGGCAAGGACGTGCCGCCTGCTAACCCCCAGGAAAAGCCTGAGGCCTAG
- a CDS encoding YchJ family protein has product MARHHLVHRPIGSGQRCPCGTGLSFGECCQRFHEGANAPTAETLMRSRFSAFVTGDEDYLLRTWDPLTRPVDLNLEDDSIRFYRLDILDTVDGSPLHDTGVVEFEAFYKGAAVGSQRERSTFSKSNGRWFYSSGELE; this is encoded by the coding sequence ATGGCCAGGCATCATCTAGTTCACCGCCCTATCGGTTCAGGCCAACGGTGCCCGTGCGGTACAGGTCTAAGCTTCGGGGAATGTTGCCAACGCTTCCATGAGGGGGCGAATGCTCCTACGGCCGAAACACTCATGCGCTCGCGTTTTAGCGCCTTCGTAACCGGTGATGAGGATTACCTCTTGAGGACGTGGGACCCTCTCACCCGCCCCGTGGATCTCAACCTTGAGGATGATTCCATCCGCTTCTACAGGCTCGATATCCTAGACACCGTTGACGGCAGCCCCCTGCACGATACGGGCGTGGTGGAATTCGAAGCCTTCTACAAAGGGGCCGCTGTGGGCTCGCAGCGTGAACGCTCCACTTTTTCGAAATCCAATGGCCGTTGGTTCTACAGTTCCGGTGAGCTGGAATAG
- a CDS encoding bifunctional alpha/beta hydrolase/OsmC family protein has product MRSVNVTLPSSKGTGMAGTIDFPDSPPRAFAIFAHCFAGSRHTPGAARVCKRLTSFGIACLRFDFPGLGQSEGDFADTSFSQNIADIGAAAQWLADNYTPPQLLIGHSLGGAASLAAASQIKSLKAVATIGAPFDPAHSVLHYADKIGEADQHGSVEVVLGGRKLRISREFLEDLADTNPVDYLKKLRKPLMILHSPLDQTVGIDNAQNIFRATRYPKSLVTLDKADHLVTRQGSAARAADLIGAWVEQFIVPDYVPTPVGEDSARSHQAAGTKFGMVVRHNDRDVTVDRLKKDGGKGNGFTAMGLLMSALAADTSQCIKAAARGMKLDDVVVQITHVEGNTYERRIELSGDLEAAQRKLLTEAAKSGQIESTLTTLSIVDVIV; this is encoded by the coding sequence ATGCGATCCGTAAATGTGACGTTGCCCTCTTCAAAGGGGACCGGAATGGCCGGAACTATCGATTTTCCCGATTCCCCTCCCCGAGCTTTCGCGATTTTTGCCCACTGCTTTGCCGGCTCCCGCCACACGCCGGGCGCCGCGCGAGTGTGCAAGCGCCTGACTAGTTTTGGAATCGCCTGCTTGCGCTTTGACTTTCCCGGTTTGGGGCAGTCTGAAGGTGACTTTGCTGACACCAGCTTCAGCCAAAACATCGCCGACATAGGTGCGGCCGCGCAGTGGTTGGCGGACAACTATACTCCCCCGCAGTTGCTGATCGGCCATTCCCTTGGTGGCGCTGCCTCCCTGGCCGCCGCCAGCCAAATCAAGTCACTCAAAGCGGTAGCCACAATCGGGGCCCCGTTCGATCCGGCGCATTCCGTGCTTCACTACGCCGATAAAATCGGCGAAGCCGACCAGCACGGCTCCGTTGAGGTAGTGCTGGGCGGGCGCAAGCTCAGGATTTCCCGCGAATTCCTGGAAGACCTAGCCGATACCAATCCGGTGGACTACCTGAAAAAGCTACGCAAGCCGTTAATGATCCTCCATTCCCCGTTGGACCAAACTGTCGGCATCGATAACGCGCAGAATATCTTCCGAGCCACCCGTTACCCGAAGTCCCTCGTTACCCTCGACAAGGCCGACCACCTGGTCACCCGCCAGGGCTCTGCCGCGCGTGCCGCTGACCTCATTGGAGCCTGGGTTGAGCAGTTCATAGTCCCAGACTATGTGCCTACTCCTGTCGGTGAGGATTCCGCGCGAAGCCACCAGGCCGCGGGGACCAAGTTTGGAATGGTTGTCCGCCACAATGACCGGGACGTGACCGTTGACCGCCTCAAAAAGGACGGTGGCAAGGGCAATGGTTTTACCGCCATGGGATTGCTGATGTCCGCATTGGCGGCCGATACATCCCAATGCATCAAAGCTGCCGCACGGGGCATGAAGCTCGACGATGTAGTTGTTCAGATCACCCATGTGGAGGGAAACACCTATGAACGGCGCATTGAACTTAGCGGTGACCTTGAGGCGGCGCAGAGGAAGCTGCTTACCGAAGCGGCAAAATCGGGTCAGATCGAGTCAACCCTTACTACCCTATCCATCGTGGACGTGATCGTTTAG
- the secA2 gene encoding accessory Sec system translocase SecA2, with translation MAGFNWFWKAMGAQTERNSKKSKAIVTDSLKATAALSQLSDAEVAKAARKSVKDGDIADKAQFLAALSVASERRLGLAPFHVQSQGVLRLLEGDVIQMATGEGKTLVGAMAATGFALTGKRVHVVTVNDYLAGRDAEWMRPLVEFFGLSVASVTEKMDSSARREAYLSNIIYAPVNELGFDVLRDNQITDRREAVQARADVAIVDEADSVLVDEALVPLVLAGNRPGEAPTGQITNVVSRLREDVDYSTDPDGRAVSLTEHGARRVERELGIDSLYSEGNIGTVLVKVNLALHAKALLIRDIHYIVSEGKLQLIDASRGRVADLQRWPDGLQAAVEAKEGLEVSEGGRILDTITLQELMRRYPLVCGMTGTAVEATDQLRQFYDLHVSVIDRNDELRRLDESDRIYATVDEKNRAIVEEIAHLHESGQPVLVGTHDVAESEALAEVLRERGISVNVLNAKNDAEEARIVAEAGEVGQVTVSTQMAGRGTDIKLGGADEADKAAVVDLGGLAVIGTSRHRSSRLDNQLRGRAGRQGDPGLSVFFVSLEDDVVSQGGAGETISAQPDETGRIESKRVSDFVAHCQRVTEGQLLEIHAQTWKYNQLLADQRVIVDERRAKLLDTDQAWLELMQRAPQRADELDALPESIKESAAREVMLYHLDLAWADHLELMDDVRESIHLRAIARETPIDEYHRIAVREFKELAQRAVDSAVETFETVEIDQDGAHLEDHGLSRPSATWTYMVSDNPLAGSGNSAIAGIGNLFR, from the coding sequence ATGGCAGGTTTTAACTGGTTCTGGAAAGCCATGGGGGCTCAGACGGAGCGCAACAGTAAAAAATCCAAAGCAATCGTTACCGATTCGCTTAAAGCGACGGCTGCCTTGAGCCAGCTCTCTGATGCTGAGGTAGCCAAGGCAGCTCGGAAATCTGTCAAAGATGGCGATATTGCTGACAAGGCTCAGTTTCTAGCTGCGCTCTCGGTGGCTTCCGAACGCCGGCTCGGATTAGCCCCGTTCCACGTCCAATCCCAGGGCGTGTTACGCCTGCTAGAGGGCGACGTTATCCAAATGGCAACCGGAGAAGGTAAGACCCTGGTTGGGGCCATGGCTGCCACGGGCTTCGCGCTTACCGGCAAACGGGTCCACGTAGTTACGGTCAACGACTATCTCGCTGGGCGTGACGCCGAGTGGATGCGCCCGCTCGTGGAGTTTTTTGGTCTCAGCGTCGCATCCGTAACTGAGAAGATGGACTCTAGCGCTCGGCGGGAGGCATACCTTTCCAACATCATCTACGCCCCAGTAAACGAGCTAGGCTTCGACGTTCTCCGCGACAATCAGATCACGGACCGGCGCGAAGCGGTGCAGGCCCGCGCCGATGTCGCCATCGTGGACGAGGCCGATTCTGTACTGGTTGATGAGGCATTAGTCCCGCTCGTCTTGGCCGGAAACCGCCCAGGCGAGGCGCCTACGGGTCAGATAACCAACGTGGTCTCACGCCTGCGGGAAGACGTGGATTACTCCACCGACCCGGACGGTCGCGCCGTGTCGCTAACGGAGCACGGAGCCCGCCGGGTAGAGCGCGAATTGGGGATTGACTCTCTTTATTCAGAAGGCAATATTGGCACAGTACTTGTGAAGGTTAACCTGGCCCTTCACGCCAAAGCCTTGCTGATTCGAGACATTCATTACATCGTCAGCGAAGGCAAGCTCCAGCTTATCGACGCCTCCCGCGGGCGCGTAGCCGATCTGCAACGCTGGCCGGATGGTCTCCAAGCAGCGGTCGAGGCTAAGGAAGGGCTGGAGGTTTCGGAGGGCGGCCGAATCCTGGACACTATTACTTTGCAAGAGCTCATGCGCCGTTACCCGCTGGTGTGCGGGATGACCGGCACTGCGGTAGAGGCCACCGATCAGCTGCGCCAATTCTACGATCTTCATGTCTCAGTCATCGACCGCAACGATGAGCTCAGAAGGCTCGATGAATCAGACCGCATTTATGCCACCGTCGATGAAAAGAACCGAGCGATAGTCGAGGAGATTGCTCATCTCCACGAAAGCGGCCAACCAGTCCTAGTAGGAACCCACGACGTGGCGGAGTCTGAGGCCCTTGCCGAGGTGCTTCGAGAGCGAGGTATTTCGGTAAACGTGCTCAATGCTAAAAACGATGCCGAGGAGGCCCGCATCGTGGCTGAGGCGGGTGAAGTGGGTCAGGTGACCGTATCCACGCAAATGGCCGGCCGAGGAACCGATATCAAGCTGGGGGGTGCGGATGAGGCCGATAAGGCGGCGGTTGTGGACCTTGGCGGCCTCGCCGTCATTGGTACATCCCGCCACCGTAGTTCACGATTGGATAACCAGCTTCGCGGCCGCGCCGGACGTCAGGGCGATCCTGGGCTATCCGTGTTCTTCGTCTCACTGGAAGATGACGTAGTCTCCCAAGGCGGTGCAGGGGAGACGATAAGTGCGCAACCCGATGAAACCGGAAGGATTGAATCCAAACGCGTCAGCGACTTTGTAGCCCATTGCCAGCGAGTCACCGAGGGGCAGCTGTTGGAGATCCATGCCCAAACATGGAAATACAATCAACTGCTTGCCGATCAGCGCGTCATTGTCGATGAGCGCCGCGCAAAGCTCTTGGACACCGATCAGGCTTGGCTGGAACTTATGCAGCGCGCACCGCAACGCGCAGATGAGCTCGATGCCTTGCCCGAGAGCATTAAAGAATCTGCCGCACGCGAGGTGATGCTCTACCACCTGGACTTGGCATGGGCGGACCACCTGGAGTTAATGGATGACGTCCGCGAATCCATTCACCTACGCGCTATCGCGCGTGAGACACCCATTGATGAATATCATCGCATAGCGGTGCGCGAATTCAAGGAGCTTGCCCAGCGTGCGGTCGATAGTGCGGTGGAGACTTTCGAAACGGTTGAAATTGACCAAGATGGTGCCCATCTCGAGGACCACGGCCTGTCCCGCCCGAGCGCAACCTGGACATATATGGTTTCCGATAACCCGCTAGCGGGATCAGGAAACTCGGCCATTGCCGGCATCGGCAACCTGTTCCGTTAG
- the odhI gene encoding oxoglutarate dehydrogenase inhibitor Odhl, with translation MSENTGTPEPQVETTSVFRADLLKEMENGAGAGKDTSTAGADNLPEGQALLVVKRGPNAGARFLLDQPTTTAGRHPEADIFLDDVTVSRRHAEFRIDGDKFEVVDVGSLNGTYVNREPRNSQVLEVGDEIQIGKFRLVFIANQK, from the coding sequence ATGAGCGAAAACACCGGCACTCCAGAGCCGCAGGTAGAAACCACTTCTGTATTCCGTGCAGACCTGCTCAAGGAGATGGAAAACGGCGCTGGCGCTGGCAAGGACACCTCCACGGCTGGCGCAGATAACCTGCCAGAGGGCCAGGCGCTTCTCGTTGTAAAGCGCGGGCCTAACGCGGGCGCACGCTTCCTACTAGACCAGCCAACCACCACCGCGGGACGCCACCCAGAGGCGGATATTTTCCTAGACGATGTCACGGTTTCCCGCCGCCACGCTGAGTTTCGGATTGATGGCGATAAGTTCGAGGTAGTAGACGTGGGATCCCTTAACGGAACGTACGTCAACCGCGAGCCACGCAACTCCCAGGTGCTCGAGGTGGGTGACGAGATTCAGATCGGTAAGTTCCGCTTGGTATTCATCGCCAATCAGAAGTAG
- a CDS encoding MerR family transcriptional regulator, whose amino-acid sequence MSIGVVLETLNKQFPDVTVSKIRFLESEGLITPQRTASGYRRFTQDDVDRLRYILTTQRDNYTPLKVIREQLEAMDSGQVTAIVGAGQAETLVSADQFRAPVATRLTDGDVADQSGATVDQVASLVKIGLIKPDASGFFTADDVSIVSAANALEAFGFDSRQLKSLKNNAARQADLITQVASPVANSKSDNARQQAEELSSQITALVISLHATLVKTDLRREFDV is encoded by the coding sequence ATGTCCATTGGCGTGGTACTTGAAACCCTCAACAAGCAGTTCCCAGACGTGACTGTGTCGAAAATCCGTTTCTTGGAGTCCGAGGGGCTAATCACCCCGCAGCGAACCGCATCGGGATACCGCCGCTTTACCCAGGATGACGTGGACCGTCTCCGCTACATCCTGACCACCCAGCGCGATAACTACACGCCTTTAAAGGTCATCCGTGAGCAGCTAGAGGCCATGGATTCTGGTCAGGTGACGGCCATTGTGGGGGCCGGCCAGGCAGAAACGCTCGTATCCGCGGATCAATTCAGGGCGCCAGTAGCAACGCGACTCACTGATGGAGATGTGGCGGACCAATCTGGGGCGACGGTTGACCAGGTCGCTAGTTTGGTCAAAATTGGTCTCATTAAACCGGACGCCTCCGGATTTTTCACCGCCGATGACGTTAGCATCGTATCGGCCGCCAACGCCCTCGAAGCCTTTGGCTTTGATTCCCGCCAGCTCAAGAGCCTGAAGAATAACGCCGCCCGCCAGGCGGATCTGATCACCCAGGTTGCCTCGCCGGTTGCCAATTCCAAGTCTGACAACGCTCGGCAGCAGGCTGAGGAATTATCCTCCCAGATCACCGCCTTGGTGATTTCGCTTCACGCAACCTTGGTCAAGACCGATCTGCGCCGCGAGTTTGACGTTTAA
- a CDS encoding bifunctional nuclease family protein yields the protein MSAIQLEFHGVRIAQPEEFFCAVLRVPASGKIIPVWMAPVEGGKLAARQQGYSARRPDTHDLLIGMLEAQGGIEEILISSYYEGVFIADVLTTAGETLDARLSDALVLSEHFDVPISIDEELAGQVAVYASQDDLLEYLDLDLPTPEGADASNDERGLYDAESASGNAEDDAAFSEMMRSLGMSEEDFLSEDDGDDDGDAGVTGDANR from the coding sequence ATGTCAGCGATCCAACTCGAATTCCACGGCGTACGCATCGCGCAGCCCGAGGAATTCTTCTGCGCGGTTCTGCGCGTACCTGCCAGTGGAAAGATCATCCCGGTGTGGATGGCCCCCGTCGAGGGAGGCAAGCTAGCCGCCCGGCAGCAGGGTTACTCCGCGCGCCGTCCTGACACCCATGACCTTCTCATCGGGATGCTCGAGGCCCAGGGAGGTATTGAGGAGATCCTCATAAGCAGCTACTACGAGGGCGTGTTTATAGCCGATGTGCTTACAACCGCCGGCGAAACACTGGATGCTCGGCTATCTGATGCCTTGGTTCTGTCCGAGCACTTCGATGTGCCCATCTCCATCGACGAAGAGCTGGCCGGGCAAGTCGCCGTTTATGCTAGCCAGGATGACCTCCTGGAGTATCTAGATCTCGATCTGCCTACCCCCGAGGGGGCGGATGCTTCAAACGACGAAAGAGGCCTATACGACGCAGAGTCTGCATCCGGAAACGCCGAGGATGATGCGGCTTTTAGCGAAATGATGCGCTCGTTGGGCATGTCAGAAGAAGACTTCTTATCCGAAGATGATGGGGACGATGATGGCGATGCGGGTGTGACTGGAGATGCGAACCGTTAA
- a CDS encoding MerR family transcriptional regulator: MENNNPSQTYVQESLFDVGPDEEVGYRVPIACQVAGITYRQLDYWARTNLVNPSIRTAHGSGSQRLYSFRDVLVLKIVKRLLDTGISLQNIRLAVDSLRDRGVSDLAELTLVSDGTTVYECRSNDEVIDLLAGGQGVFGIAVPGIMKELSGTISAFPAERVDSLEGEATVVGMDELAARRQRKTS; the protein is encoded by the coding sequence ATCGAAAACAACAACCCTTCCCAGACTTACGTTCAGGAATCCCTGTTCGATGTAGGACCAGACGAAGAGGTTGGCTACCGCGTGCCAATCGCCTGCCAGGTAGCCGGCATCACCTACCGCCAGCTTGATTACTGGGCAAGGACCAACCTGGTCAATCCATCCATCCGCACCGCCCACGGTTCCGGCTCCCAGCGCCTGTATTCTTTCCGTGACGTTCTAGTGCTCAAGATCGTCAAGCGCCTGCTCGATACTGGAATCTCCCTTCAGAATATCCGTCTGGCAGTAGATTCCCTTCGCGACCGCGGTGTGAGTGACCTTGCGGAACTAACCCTCGTCTCGGACGGCACTACCGTTTATGAGTGCCGCTCCAATGACGAAGTAATTGACCTGCTCGCCGGCGGCCAGGGCGTATTTGGAATCGCGGTCCCGGGCATCATGAAGGAGCTCTCCGGTACCATCTCCGCTTTCCCAGCCGAGCGTGTAGATTCCCTTGAGGGCGAGGCCACGGTTGTTGGCATGGATGAACTCGCAGCTCGTCGCCAGCGTAAGACTTCTTAA
- a CDS encoding 3-methyladenine DNA glycosylase: MRVATQQEWQARLDDHVAQATQLTEGHLARRSKQQRHPVEDFLFDYYPVRPSQLKKWHPGAGVVLQGSPPHARWRDYTSDSLGTWLDVEALWERRGQSIEFIREFLSRTADNPAHFDCFGLHEWAMVYRTNKPRHNLPLRLGVEGTNAVVENHKIKCTHYDAYRFFTEPARPLNLTVLDREGQIDKDQCGCVHVTMDLYKWASKLGPLVPGDLFLATFRLALEARTLDMEASPYDCRGLGYGVVAIETPAGKAEYVDRQRRLAEKAKPLRDRLVAAIDAGSAIRMGT; encoded by the coding sequence ATGAGGGTAGCAACGCAACAGGAGTGGCAGGCTCGACTCGACGATCACGTCGCGCAGGCCACCCAGCTTACCGAGGGGCACCTCGCTCGTCGCAGTAAACAGCAACGCCACCCTGTGGAGGATTTCCTTTTCGACTACTACCCCGTACGCCCGTCCCAATTGAAAAAATGGCACCCGGGCGCCGGCGTTGTGTTGCAAGGTAGCCCTCCGCATGCGCGATGGCGCGATTACACCTCCGATTCTTTGGGCACCTGGTTGGACGTTGAGGCGCTATGGGAGCGCAGGGGTCAGTCCATCGAATTTATCCGCGAGTTTCTCAGCCGCACCGCGGATAACCCCGCGCACTTCGATTGCTTCGGGTTGCACGAGTGGGCGATGGTCTACCGCACCAATAAGCCCCGGCACAACCTTCCTCTCCGCCTGGGCGTTGAAGGTACTAACGCCGTGGTTGAGAACCATAAAATCAAGTGCACGCACTATGATGCTTATCGCTTCTTCACCGAGCCTGCCCGGCCGCTTAATCTGACCGTCCTGGATCGCGAGGGGCAAATCGACAAAGACCAATGTGGTTGCGTTCACGTCACCATGGACCTGTACAAGTGGGCTTCGAAGTTGGGGCCCTTGGTTCCGGGTGATCTGTTTCTGGCAACCTTCCGCCTAGCGCTCGAAGCGCGCACCTTGGACATGGAGGCCTCCCCCTACGATTGCCGCGGTTTGGGTTACGGAGTTGTAGCGATTGAGACCCCTGCAGGCAAGGCGGAATATGTGGATCGCCAGCGTCGGCTGGCGGAGAAAGCCAAACCGCTAAGGGATCGGCTTGTCGCGGCTATAGACGCCGGCAGCGCCATTAGGATGGGCACATAA